A genomic region of Streptomyces sp. R33 contains the following coding sequences:
- a CDS encoding TetR/AcrR family transcriptional regulator yields MTTARRDTYTPETLLSVAVQVFNERGYDGTSMEHLSKAAGISKSSIYHHVAGKEELLRRAVSRALDGLFAVLEEPGAVRGRAVERVEYVTRRTVEVLVAELPYVTLLLRVRGNTRTERWALERRREFDHQVAELLKAAAADGDLRADVDIRLATRLLFGMVNSLVEWYRPHPGTTADQLADAVVHMALDGLRTVRGR; encoded by the coding sequence ATGACCACCGCCAGGCGGGACACGTACACCCCCGAGACCCTCCTGTCGGTCGCCGTCCAGGTCTTCAACGAGCGGGGCTACGACGGCACCTCCATGGAGCACCTCTCCAAGGCGGCGGGCATCTCGAAGTCCTCGATCTACCACCACGTGGCGGGCAAGGAGGAGCTCCTGCGCCGGGCCGTCAGCCGCGCGCTCGACGGGCTCTTCGCCGTCCTGGAGGAGCCGGGTGCCGTACGCGGCCGGGCGGTCGAGCGGGTGGAGTACGTCACACGGCGCACGGTCGAGGTCCTGGTCGCCGAACTCCCGTACGTGACGCTGCTGCTGCGGGTGCGGGGCAACACCCGGACCGAGCGCTGGGCCCTGGAGCGCCGCCGTGAGTTCGACCACCAGGTCGCGGAGCTCCTCAAGGCCGCCGCGGCCGACGGGGACCTGCGCGCGGACGTGGACATCCGGCTGGCGACCCGCCTGCTGTTCGGCATGGTGAACTCCCTGGTGGAGTGGTACCGGCCGCACCCCGGCACCACCGCGGACCAATTGGCCGACGCGGTCGTCCACATGGCGCTGGACGGACTGCGGACCGTACGCGGTCGGTGA
- a CDS encoding 3-hydroxyacyl-CoA dehydrogenase, which yields MTAIERSRTVAVVGAGTMGQGIAQVALLAGHRVLIYDINAELAAGGVGIVQDRVDRMAAKGRLDPAEAEDAIGRIDAATALTDLAGAALVIEAVVEDTAVKRALFEALEEVVAPDALLATNTSSLSVTELAAGLAHPGRFLGLHFFNPAPLLPLVEVVSGFATDPAAAERAYRTVLGWGKTPVRCADTPGFIVNRIARPFYAEAFAVYEEQGADPATIDAVLRECGGFKMGPFQLTDLIGQDVNEAVTRSVWESFFRSPKFTPSLAQRRLVQSGRLGRKSGHGWFPYGPDAQAPAPHTAGPEEAPEKVTVVGDLGPAAGLVELLEEAGIAVTSTEHGGPYIQLPGEGQLVLADGKTSIEFADVVYFDLALDYRGATRIALSAGADTTERTLAEAVGLFQKLGKKVSVIGDVPGMIVARTVAMLIDLTADAVARGAATAEDIDTAMRLGVNYPLGPSEWHGRLGRDWAYDLLHHLDERCPGGRYAPSLALFKLGYAEDAE from the coding sequence ATGACAGCAATCGAGCGGTCCCGCACTGTGGCGGTCGTCGGCGCCGGCACCATGGGGCAGGGCATCGCCCAGGTCGCCCTTCTCGCAGGTCACCGGGTGCTGATCTACGACATCAACGCCGAGCTCGCCGCCGGCGGCGTCGGCATCGTCCAGGACCGCGTCGACCGCATGGCCGCGAAGGGCCGCCTCGACCCCGCCGAGGCCGAGGACGCGATCGGCCGGATCGATGCGGCCACCGCCCTCACCGACCTCGCCGGCGCCGCGCTCGTCATCGAGGCCGTCGTCGAGGACACCGCCGTCAAGCGCGCGCTCTTCGAAGCACTCGAAGAGGTGGTCGCGCCGGACGCGCTGCTGGCCACGAACACCTCCTCCCTCTCCGTCACCGAGCTCGCCGCCGGCCTCGCGCACCCCGGCCGCTTCCTCGGCCTGCACTTCTTCAACCCGGCCCCGCTGCTCCCGCTCGTCGAGGTGGTCAGCGGTTTCGCGACCGACCCGGCCGCCGCCGAGCGCGCGTACCGCACCGTCCTGGGCTGGGGGAAGACGCCGGTCCGCTGCGCCGACACCCCCGGCTTCATCGTCAACCGGATCGCCCGCCCCTTCTACGCCGAGGCCTTCGCGGTGTACGAGGAGCAGGGCGCCGACCCGGCGACCATCGACGCCGTGCTCCGCGAGTGCGGCGGCTTCAAGATGGGCCCGTTCCAGCTGACCGACCTCATCGGACAGGACGTCAACGAGGCCGTCACCCGCTCCGTCTGGGAGTCCTTCTTCCGGAGCCCCAAGTTCACCCCGTCCCTCGCGCAGCGCCGGCTGGTCCAGTCGGGCCGCCTGGGCCGCAAGTCCGGGCACGGCTGGTTCCCGTACGGCCCGGACGCCCAGGCTCCGGCCCCGCACACCGCCGGTCCCGAGGAGGCTCCCGAGAAGGTCACCGTGGTCGGCGACCTCGGTCCCGCCGCCGGGCTCGTCGAGCTGCTGGAAGAGGCCGGGATCGCGGTCACGTCCACCGAGCACGGGGGCCCGTACATCCAGCTGCCCGGCGAGGGCCAGCTGGTGCTCGCGGACGGCAAGACCTCGATCGAGTTCGCCGACGTCGTCTACTTCGACCTCGCCCTCGACTACCGCGGCGCCACCCGGATCGCGCTGTCCGCCGGCGCGGACACCACCGAGCGGACCCTGGCCGAGGCGGTCGGCCTGTTCCAGAAGCTCGGCAAGAAGGTCTCCGTCATCGGCGACGTGCCCGGCATGATCGTGGCGCGCACGGTCGCGATGCTGATCGACCTGACCGCCGACGCCGTCGCGCGCGGCGCGGCCACCGCCGAGGACATCGACACGGCGATGCGGCTCGGCGTGAACTACCCGCTGGGCCCGTCCGAGTGGCACGGCCGGCTGGGCCGCGACTGGGCGTACGACCTGCTGCACCACCTCGACGAGCGCTGTCCCGGAGGCCGCTACGCGCCCTCGCTGGCGCTGTTCAAGCTCGGCTACGCGGAGGATGCCGAATGA
- the paaN gene encoding phenylacetic acid degradation protein PaaN, with translation MAAELTVPQLSDKHRSTLDQALAAIRSRAYWSPHPEHPKAYGETAPADGLAAFEAVRGTRFDLGQPGTDGWAGAEVSPFGPELGVEYPHVDPDVLLPAMKAGMGAWRDAGPEVRALVCIEILARIGARTHEFAHAVMHTSGQAFMMAFQAGGPHAQDRGLEAVAYAYEEQTRVPGQADWSKPQGKKDPLELGKTFTAVPRGISLMIGCNTFPTWNGYPGLFASLATGNAVLVKPHPRAVLPLALTVKVAREVLAEAGFDPNLVALAVERPGEGIAKTLAVRPEIKLIDYTGSTEFGDWLETNARQAQVYTEKAGVNTVVVDSTSNYKGMLSNLAFSLSLYSGQMCTTPQNLLIPRDGIETDAGHKSYDEVVADLAASVGGLLGDDARANALLGALVNPDVKARLEAATGLGEVALASREVVNPEFPDAVVRTPVMVKLDAAKPDDSAPYLSECFGPVSFAVAVDSTADALDLLRRTVREKGAMTVGAYTTSADTERAIEEVCLEESAQLSLNLTGGVYVNQTAAFSDFHGSGGNPAANAALCDGAFVSNRFRMVEIRRQA, from the coding sequence ATGGCCGCCGAGCTCACCGTCCCCCAGCTGTCCGACAAGCACCGGTCCACCCTGGACCAGGCCCTGGCGGCCATCCGCAGCCGCGCCTACTGGTCCCCGCATCCGGAGCACCCCAAGGCCTACGGGGAGACCGCACCGGCCGACGGGCTGGCCGCCTTCGAGGCCGTCCGCGGCACCCGCTTCGACCTGGGCCAGCCCGGCACGGACGGCTGGGCGGGCGCCGAGGTGTCCCCGTTCGGCCCCGAGCTGGGCGTCGAGTACCCGCACGTCGACCCCGACGTGCTGCTGCCCGCGATGAAGGCCGGCATGGGCGCCTGGCGGGACGCCGGTCCCGAGGTGCGCGCCCTGGTCTGCATCGAGATCCTGGCCCGGATCGGCGCGCGCACGCACGAGTTCGCGCACGCGGTCATGCACACCAGCGGCCAGGCCTTCATGATGGCGTTCCAGGCGGGCGGCCCGCACGCACAGGACCGCGGCCTGGAGGCGGTGGCCTACGCGTACGAGGAGCAGACCCGCGTCCCGGGCCAGGCCGACTGGTCGAAGCCGCAGGGCAAGAAGGACCCGCTGGAGCTCGGCAAGACCTTCACGGCCGTCCCGCGCGGCATCTCCCTGATGATCGGCTGCAACACGTTCCCGACGTGGAACGGCTACCCGGGCCTGTTCGCCTCCCTGGCCACGGGCAACGCGGTGCTGGTCAAGCCGCACCCGCGTGCCGTGCTCCCGCTGGCGCTGACCGTGAAGGTGGCCCGCGAGGTCCTCGCCGAGGCGGGCTTCGACCCGAACCTGGTGGCGCTGGCCGTCGAGCGCCCGGGCGAAGGCATCGCCAAGACCCTGGCCGTCCGCCCCGAGATCAAGCTGATCGACTACACCGGCTCGACCGAGTTCGGCGACTGGCTGGAGACCAACGCCCGCCAGGCGCAGGTCTACACGGAGAAGGCCGGCGTCAACACGGTCGTGGTCGACTCGACGAGCAACTACAAGGGGATGCTGTCCAACCTGGCGTTCTCCCTTTCGCTCTACAGCGGCCAGATGTGCACCACCCCGCAGAACCTGCTGATCCCGCGGGACGGCATCGAGACGGACGCCGGCCACAAGTCGTACGACGAGGTCGTCGCCGACCTCGCGGCCTCGGTCGGCGGCCTGCTGGGCGACGACGCCCGGGCCAACGCGCTGCTCGGCGCCCTGGTCAACCCGGACGTCAAGGCCCGCCTCGAGGCCGCGACCGGCCTCGGCGAGGTGGCACTGGCCTCGCGCGAGGTGGTCAACCCCGAGTTCCCGGACGCCGTCGTCCGCACGCCGGTGATGGTCAAGCTGGACGCGGCCAAGCCGGACGACTCGGCCCCGTACCTCTCGGAGTGCTTCGGCCCGGTCTCCTTCGCGGTCGCCGTGGACTCCACGGCGGACGCCCTGGACCTCCTGCGGCGCACGGTGCGGGAGAAGGGCGCGATGACCGTCGGCGCGTACACGACGTCCGCGGACACCGAGCGGGCCATCGAGGAGGTCTGCCTCGAGGAGTCGGCGCAGCTGTCGCTGAACCTGACGGGCGGGGTCTACGTCAACCAGACCGCGGCCTTCTCGGACTTCCACGGCTCGGGCGGCAACCCGGCGGCGAACGCGGCCCTGTGCGACGGGGCCTTCGTCTCGAACCGCTTCCGCATGGTGGAGATCCGCCGCCAGGCCTAG
- a CDS encoding RNA methyltransferase codes for MTEQHGSPDQTARQWREAAERGDLVLLDGFHALKHALRFGADVRAVVADDPDAVRALAGELAADVAGEVGRLVRRAELRTLLPRVHPTGVAALAVRPDPAEGRARLERQPRTAPVVVLDNPRNLGNVGAVVRLAAGFGATGVVTRGDLDPWHPNVVRAGAGLHYATTVDRVEIDTLPAGPLYALDPEGEDIRALTLPDDALLAFGSERHGISPELRDRADHLVSLPMRPQVSSYNLATSVAMTLFHWGGPRDTP; via the coding sequence ATGACTGAGCAGCACGGAAGCCCGGACCAGACCGCACGGCAGTGGCGGGAGGCCGCCGAGCGGGGGGACCTCGTACTCCTCGACGGGTTTCATGCGCTGAAGCACGCCCTGCGGTTCGGGGCCGATGTGCGGGCCGTCGTCGCCGACGATCCGGATGCCGTACGGGCGCTCGCCGGCGAGCTGGCTGCGGATGTGGCGGGCGAGGTCGGGCGGCTGGTGCGCAGGGCCGAGCTGCGCACGCTGCTGCCGCGCGTCCATCCCACCGGGGTCGCGGCGCTGGCGGTGCGGCCCGACCCGGCCGAAGGGCGGGCCCGGCTGGAGCGGCAGCCCCGGACCGCGCCCGTCGTCGTGCTCGACAATCCCCGCAACCTCGGCAACGTCGGCGCCGTGGTCCGGCTCGCCGCAGGCTTCGGCGCCACCGGCGTGGTGACCCGCGGCGACCTCGACCCCTGGCACCCGAACGTGGTCCGGGCCGGGGCCGGGCTGCACTACGCCACCACCGTCGACCGGGTCGAGATCGACACCCTGCCCGCCGGGCCGCTGTACGCGCTCGACCCGGAGGGTGAGGACATCCGTGCCCTCACCCTCCCGGACGACGCCCTGCTCGCCTTCGGCTCGGAGCGGCACGGCATCTCACCCGAGCTGCGTGACCGCGCCGACCACCTGGTCTCCCTGCCGATGCGGCCGCAGGTGTCCAGCTACAACCTGGCCACCAGCGTGGCCATGACCCTCTTCCACTGGGGCGGGCCCCGCGACACCCCCTAG
- a CDS encoding HTTM domain-containing protein — MDGVRRARAAAGRAVAQVTGRALGPYQSAVVRIGFSATWLFFLLREFPNRHELYGPDGPWSFGLAERLVDSNHAFTVLMWSDSALWFETVYAVSVLSSVLLMLGWRTRAMSVVFMVGVLSLQNRSVFMGDGGDNVIHLMAMYLVLTRCAQVWSLDARRARRRGSASAGVAGPVLWGVLGAVFAYGAVAARFSYGWLAAFAALWVVCAVWWMVDRYEPQGEGRAVLDVLANLVHNAGLLVIMAEVCLIYATAGWYKIQGSRWQDGTALYYPLGLDYFTPWPGLSSVVAGSGTLVMLLSYGTVAVQVAFPFTVFNRRIKNVLLGVMMLEHAGIAVLLGLPFFSLAMIAADAVFLPTGFLVWLGVRASGLVAAAGAAAVPAGAGAAVAPAEPSPGLR; from the coding sequence GTGGACGGTGTGAGGCGGGCGCGCGCCGCCGCCGGCCGCGCGGTCGCGCAGGTCACCGGAAGGGCGCTGGGCCCGTACCAGAGCGCCGTCGTCCGCATCGGTTTCTCCGCGACCTGGCTGTTCTTCCTGCTGAGGGAGTTCCCGAACCGGCACGAGCTGTACGGGCCGGACGGGCCCTGGAGCTTCGGGCTGGCGGAGCGGCTGGTCGACTCGAACCACGCCTTCACGGTGCTGATGTGGTCGGACTCGGCGCTGTGGTTCGAGACCGTGTACGCGGTGTCGGTGCTGTCGAGCGTGCTGCTGATGCTGGGCTGGCGGACGCGGGCGATGTCCGTGGTGTTCATGGTCGGGGTGCTGTCGCTGCAGAACCGCAGCGTGTTCATGGGCGACGGCGGGGACAACGTCATCCACCTGATGGCGATGTACCTGGTGCTGACGCGGTGCGCGCAGGTGTGGTCGCTGGACGCGCGGCGCGCGCGGCGGCGGGGGTCGGCCTCGGCGGGGGTGGCCGGGCCGGTGCTGTGGGGTGTGCTCGGCGCGGTGTTCGCGTACGGGGCGGTGGCCGCGCGGTTCAGCTACGGCTGGCTGGCGGCCTTCGCGGCGTTGTGGGTGGTCTGCGCGGTGTGGTGGATGGTGGACCGGTACGAGCCGCAGGGCGAGGGGCGGGCGGTCCTCGACGTCCTGGCGAACCTGGTGCACAACGCGGGGCTGCTGGTGATCATGGCGGAGGTCTGCCTGATCTACGCGACGGCCGGCTGGTACAAGATCCAGGGGTCGCGGTGGCAGGACGGGACCGCGCTGTACTACCCGCTCGGGCTGGACTACTTCACACCGTGGCCGGGGCTGTCGTCGGTGGTGGCCGGGAGCGGGACGCTCGTGATGCTGCTGTCGTACGGGACGGTGGCGGTGCAGGTCGCGTTTCCGTTCACGGTGTTCAACCGGCGGATCAAGAACGTGCTGCTGGGCGTGATGATGCTCGAGCACGCCGGGATCGCGGTGCTGTTGGGGTTGCCGTTCTTTTCTCTGGCGATGATCGCCGCCGATGCGGTGTTTCTGCCGACGGGGTTCTTGGTCTGGCTCGGGGTGAGGGCCTCCGGCCTGGTGGCGGCGGCGGGGGCTGCGGCGGTTCCGGCGGGGGCCGGGGCGGCCGTCGCGCCGGCGGAGCCGAGTCCCGGCCTGCGCTGA
- a CDS encoding DUF5819 family protein: MDSNEREPAEEAVPPVDPPVDHPAVPSARPPVDPPVDPPVEPAAEPRPEGPVAPRAPGIAGLSTPYRVVTALALAAVGLAACGHLALVFLHVAPSNTVSKQHAQTVDDWIYPEFEQNWKLFAPNPLQQNIAVEVRAEVRPGLGGELVSVGWRDLSAEDGAAIRHSLLPSHTRQNELRRAWDFFTGSHDEDNKPIGERGELSEQYLRRIALSRLADDGTGLRGEIVRIQLRSATRAVAAPPWSDEKTDTETYYRELPWWTV, encoded by the coding sequence ATGGATTCGAACGAGCGCGAGCCCGCGGAAGAGGCTGTTCCGCCGGTCGATCCGCCGGTCGATCATCCGGCTGTTCCGTCGGCGCGCCCGCCCGTGGATCCGCCGGTCGATCCGCCGGTCGAACCGGCGGCCGAACCGCGTCCGGAGGGCCCGGTGGCGCCGCGGGCGCCCGGGATCGCCGGCCTGTCCACCCCGTACCGGGTCGTCACGGCCCTGGCGCTGGCGGCCGTGGGCCTCGCCGCCTGCGGGCACCTGGCGCTCGTCTTCCTGCACGTCGCCCCGTCCAACACGGTGAGCAAGCAGCACGCGCAGACGGTCGACGACTGGATCTACCCCGAGTTCGAGCAGAACTGGAAGCTCTTCGCCCCCAACCCGCTCCAGCAGAACATCGCGGTGGAGGTACGGGCCGAGGTCCGCCCCGGCCTCGGCGGCGAGCTGGTCTCCGTCGGCTGGCGCGACCTGTCGGCCGAGGACGGCGCAGCCATCCGGCACAGCCTGCTGCCGAGCCACACCCGGCAGAACGAGCTGCGCCGGGCCTGGGACTTCTTCACCGGCTCGCACGACGAGGACAACAAGCCGATCGGCGAACGCGGGGAGCTGTCCGAGCAGTACCTGCGCCGGATCGCACTGAGCCGGCTCGCGGACGACGGGACCGGCCTGCGGGGCGAGATCGTACGGATCCAGCTGCGCTCGGCGACGCGGGCGGTGGCGGCGCCGCCGTGGAGCGACGAGAAGACCGACACCGAGACCTACTACCGGGAGCTGCCGTGGTGGACGGTGTGA
- the paaA gene encoding 1,2-phenylacetyl-CoA epoxidase subunit PaaA: MVAVTPETGQDSGLGADLGAQLAAAFDAAVAADERVEPRDWMPEAYRASLVRQMAQHAHSEIIGMQPEANWITRAPSLRRKAILMAKVQDEAGHGLYLYSAAETLGTSRDELLDKLHSGKQKYSSIFNYPTLTWADVGAIGWLVDGAAITNQVPICRCSYGPYARAMVRICKEESFHQRQGFELLMALSKGTEAQHAMAQDAVDRWWWPSLMMFGPPDDESAHSAQSMAWRIKRHSNDELRQRFVDIAVPQAEALGLTLPDPDLKWNEERGHHDFGAIDWAEFWDVLKGNGPCNEQRIGQRRRAHEEGAWVREAAAAYAEKHTARTEHTAVQSTATNEEAGV; this comes from the coding sequence ATGGTGGCAGTGACCCCGGAAACGGGGCAGGACTCAGGCCTCGGGGCTGACCTCGGGGCACAGCTCGCGGCGGCCTTCGACGCCGCCGTGGCGGCCGACGAGCGCGTCGAGCCGCGCGACTGGATGCCCGAGGCGTACCGCGCCTCGCTCGTCCGCCAGATGGCCCAGCACGCCCACTCCGAGATCATCGGCATGCAGCCCGAGGCCAACTGGATCACCCGCGCGCCCTCGCTGCGCCGCAAGGCGATCCTGATGGCCAAGGTCCAGGACGAGGCCGGGCACGGCCTCTACCTGTACAGCGCCGCCGAAACCCTCGGCACGAGCCGCGACGAGCTGCTCGACAAGCTGCACTCCGGCAAGCAGAAGTACTCCTCGATCTTCAACTACCCCACCCTGACCTGGGCCGATGTCGGCGCGATCGGCTGGCTCGTGGACGGCGCGGCGATCACCAACCAGGTGCCGATCTGCCGCTGCTCGTACGGGCCGTACGCCCGCGCGATGGTCCGGATCTGCAAGGAGGAGTCCTTCCACCAGCGCCAGGGCTTCGAGCTCCTCATGGCCCTCTCCAAGGGCACGGAGGCGCAGCACGCCATGGCGCAGGACGCCGTGGACCGGTGGTGGTGGCCCTCGCTGATGATGTTCGGCCCTCCGGACGACGAGTCGGCGCACTCCGCGCAGTCCATGGCGTGGCGGATCAAGCGGCACTCCAACGACGAGCTGCGCCAGCGCTTCGTGGACATCGCCGTTCCGCAGGCCGAGGCGTTGGGCCTGACCCTGCCCGACCCGGACCTGAAGTGGAACGAGGAGCGCGGCCACCACGACTTCGGCGCGATCGACTGGGCCGAGTTCTGGGACGTGCTCAAGGGCAACGGCCCGTGCAACGAGCAGCGGATCGGCCAGCGACGCCGGGCCCACGAGGAAGGCGCCTGGGTCCGCGAGGCGGCCGCGGCGTACGCGGAGAAGCACACCGCCCGGACCGAGCACACCGCAGTACAGAGCACGGCAACGAACGAGGAGGCAGGGGTATGA
- the paaB gene encoding 1,2-phenylacetyl-CoA epoxidase subunit PaaB — protein MTQNWPLWEVFVRSRRGLSHTHAGSLHAPDAEMALRNARDLYTRRGEGISIWVVPSTEITASSPDERDPFFAPSADKPYRHPTFYEIPEGVHHL, from the coding sequence ATGACGCAGAACTGGCCACTGTGGGAGGTGTTCGTGCGCTCGCGCCGCGGCCTCTCGCACACGCACGCGGGCAGTCTGCACGCGCCCGACGCGGAGATGGCCCTGCGCAATGCCCGCGACCTCTACACGCGGCGCGGCGAGGGCATCTCGATCTGGGTGGTGCCCTCCACCGAGATCACCGCGTCCTCGCCGGACGAGCGGGACCCGTTCTTCGCCCCGTCGGCCGACAAGCCGTACCGGCACCCCACCTTCTACGAGATCCCCGAGGGGGTGCACCACCTGTGA
- the paaC gene encoding 1,2-phenylacetyl-CoA epoxidase subunit PaaC, protein MTSTDAVQPDLVRSAALALGDDALILSHRLGEWAGHAPVLEEEVALANIALDLLGQARVLLSMAGDEDELAFLREERSFRNLQLVEQPNGDFAHTIARQLFFSFHQHELYAELAVGDGPFAPLAAKAVKETAYHRDHAEQWTLRLGDGTQESNARMQAALDALWKFTGEMFQPVDGIDGVDWAALEGRWLAAVGGVLERAGLALPEGPRTGAWAAGAGRQGLHTESFGRLLAEMQHLHRSHPGASW, encoded by the coding sequence GTGACCAGCACCGATGCCGTTCAGCCCGATCTCGTTCGGTCCGCAGCCCTCGCGCTGGGGGACGACGCCCTGATCCTCTCCCACCGCCTCGGCGAGTGGGCGGGTCACGCCCCCGTCCTGGAGGAGGAGGTCGCCCTCGCGAACATCGCGCTCGACCTGCTCGGCCAGGCCCGCGTCCTGCTGTCCATGGCCGGCGACGAGGACGAGCTGGCCTTCCTGCGCGAGGAGCGGTCCTTCCGCAACCTCCAGCTGGTCGAGCAGCCGAACGGGGACTTCGCCCACACCATCGCGCGCCAGCTGTTCTTCTCCTTCCACCAGCACGAGCTGTACGCGGAACTGGCCGTCGGTGACGGTCCGTTCGCTCCTCTGGCCGCCAAGGCCGTCAAGGAGACCGCGTACCACCGCGACCACGCCGAGCAGTGGACCCTGCGGCTCGGCGACGGCACGCAGGAGAGCAACGCCCGCATGCAGGCCGCCCTGGACGCGCTGTGGAAGTTCACCGGCGAGATGTTCCAGCCGGTGGACGGCATCGACGGCGTGGACTGGGCCGCCCTGGAAGGCCGCTGGCTGGCCGCCGTGGGCGGCGTGCTCGAGCGGGCCGGACTCGCGCTCCCCGAAGGTCCGCGCACCGGCGCCTGGGCCGCCGGGGCGGGCCGCCAGGGACTGCACACAGAGTCCTTCGGCAGGCTGCTCGCCGAGATGCAGCACCTGCACCGCAGCCATCCGGGGGCGTCATGGTGA
- the paaD gene encoding 1,2-phenylacetyl-CoA epoxidase subunit PaaD: MVTDTPRAPAPTGGPEAPEAMTRLEAELAELAGSVPDPELPVLTLAELGVMRGVRMHEDGHVEVTLTPTYTGCPAIEAMSADIERVLTGHGIADVQVRTVLAPAWSTDDISAEGRRKLAEFGIAPPRPHAAGGPVPVALSVRCPNCGSTDTELLSRFSSTACKALRRCTACREPFDHFKEL, from the coding sequence ATGGTGACGGACACGCCCCGCGCCCCGGCCCCCACGGGCGGGCCCGAGGCCCCCGAGGCCATGACCCGCCTGGAGGCGGAGCTGGCCGAGCTCGCCGGCTCCGTGCCCGACCCCGAGCTGCCCGTCCTCACGCTCGCCGAGCTGGGCGTGATGCGCGGCGTGCGGATGCACGAGGACGGCCACGTCGAGGTCACCCTCACCCCGACCTACACCGGCTGCCCCGCCATCGAGGCCATGTCCGCCGACATCGAGCGGGTCCTGACCGGCCACGGCATCGCGGACGTGCAGGTGCGCACCGTCCTGGCCCCTGCCTGGTCGACCGACGACATCAGCGCCGAGGGCCGGCGCAAGCTCGCCGAGTTCGGCATCGCCCCGCCGCGGCCGCACGCGGCCGGCGGGCCGGTCCCGGTCGCCCTCTCGGTCCGCTGCCCGAACTGCGGATCGACCGACACCGAACTGCTCAGCCGGTTCTCCTCCACCGCATGCAAGGCGCTGCGCCGCTGCACCGCCTGCCGTGAACCGTTCGACCACTTCAAGGAGCTGTAG
- a CDS encoding 2Fe-2S iron-sulfur cluster-binding protein, translated as MAASTPSPTSGSGRPARHGAFHPLTVAAVDRLTDDSVALTLRVPEELRGEYLHAPGQHLTLRRSTPEGVEIRRTYSICSPAPAPAGPGPASLRVGVRLVEGGEFSTFAHKEIAAGDVLDVMVPAGRFVLEPAAAPAAGHYAAIVGGSGITPVLSIAASLLAARPDARFCLVRSDRTAASTMFLDEVADLKDRFPDRFQLVTVLSREEQEAGLPSGRLDEERLKALLPALLPVGDVTGWFLCGPYGLVVGAERALGTLGVLRTRIHEEIFHVEDTAPPAPAAVPAHVRVTARLDGRSGTWPVRDGESLLDAVLRNRADAPYACKGGVCGTCRAFLVTGEVRMDRNFALEAEETEAGFVLACQSHAVTEEVEIDFDR; from the coding sequence ATGGCCGCGTCCACGCCGTCGCCCACGTCGGGCTCCGGGCGCCCCGCGCGCCACGGCGCCTTCCACCCGCTGACGGTGGCGGCCGTCGACCGGCTCACCGACGACTCCGTGGCGCTGACCCTGCGCGTCCCCGAGGAGCTGCGCGGCGAGTACCTGCACGCCCCCGGCCAGCACCTCACGCTGCGCCGCAGCACCCCCGAGGGCGTAGAGATCCGCCGTACATACTCGATCTGCTCGCCCGCCCCGGCCCCCGCGGGTCCCGGCCCGGCATCGCTGCGGGTGGGCGTGCGGCTGGTGGAGGGCGGCGAGTTCTCCACCTTCGCGCACAAGGAGATCGCCGCCGGCGACGTCCTGGACGTGATGGTCCCGGCCGGGCGGTTCGTCCTGGAGCCGGCCGCCGCGCCCGCCGCCGGGCACTACGCGGCGATCGTCGGCGGCAGCGGGATCACCCCGGTGCTGTCGATCGCCGCCTCGCTGCTGGCGGCGCGGCCCGACGCCCGGTTCTGCCTGGTCCGCAGCGACCGTACGGCGGCGTCGACGATGTTCCTGGACGAGGTCGCCGACCTCAAGGACCGCTTCCCGGACCGCTTCCAGCTGGTGACGGTCCTGTCCCGGGAGGAGCAGGAGGCCGGGCTGCCGTCCGGCCGCCTCGACGAGGAGCGGCTGAAGGCCCTGCTGCCCGCGCTGCTGCCGGTCGGGGACGTGACGGGCTGGTTCCTGTGCGGCCCGTACGGGCTGGTCGTGGGCGCGGAGCGGGCGCTGGGCACGCTCGGCGTCCTCCGGACCCGGATCCACGAGGAGATCTTCCACGTCGAGGACACGGCTCCGCCGGCCCCGGCCGCGGTTCCGGCCCACGTACGGGTCACGGCCCGCCTCGACGGACGTTCCGGGACCTGGCCGGTCCGCGACGGGGAGTCCCTGCTCGACGCCGTGCTGCGCAACCGCGCGGACGCCCCGTACGCCTGCAAGGGCGGGGTCTGCGGCACGTGCCGGGCGTTCCTGGTCACGGGCGAGGTCCGGATGGACCGGAACTTCGCGCTGGAGGCGGAGGAGACGGAGGCCGGGTTCGTGCTGGCCTGCCAGTCGCACGCGGTGACCGAGGAAGTGGAGATCGACTTCGACCGCTGA